The proteins below are encoded in one region of Amorphus orientalis:
- a CDS encoding phosphoribosylanthranilate isomerase has protein sequence MTERAGSPRPPLAERASPRIKICGLTDPAAVDAAIAAGADMIGLVFFPPSPRNLSLDAGAVLAERARGRAGIVALTVNAEPALLDRIAETVRPTLLQFHGKESPETVAATRTRLGLPVMKAIGVATADDLEPVAAYRDIADHILLDAKPPRDATRPGGNGAAFDWSLLAALDRGLPFMLSGGLTPENVSDAVTVVRPWAVDVSSGVESAPGQKDVSRMSAFVASVRRASETLAAV, from the coding sequence ATGACGGAGCGCGCCGGATCCCCGCGTCCGCCGCTGGCGGAGCGAGCGTCGCCGCGGATCAAGATCTGCGGGCTGACCGATCCGGCTGCCGTCGACGCCGCCATCGCCGCCGGGGCCGACATGATCGGCCTCGTCTTCTTCCCCCCGAGCCCCCGCAACCTGTCGCTGGACGCGGGCGCCGTCCTGGCGGAGCGCGCACGCGGCCGGGCCGGCATCGTCGCGCTGACGGTGAACGCCGAGCCGGCGCTGCTCGACCGGATCGCCGAGACTGTCAGACCAACCCTCCTCCAGTTTCATGGCAAGGAGAGCCCCGAGACCGTGGCGGCGACGCGGACGCGGCTCGGTCTTCCGGTCATGAAGGCGATCGGCGTGGCGACCGCCGACGACCTTGAACCGGTCGCAGCCTATCGCGATATCGCGGACCATATCCTGCTGGATGCCAAACCGCCCAGGGACGCGACGCGGCCGGGCGGGAACGGAGCGGCGTTCGACTGGTCGCTGCTCGCCGCGCTTGACCGGGGCTTGCCCTTCATGCTTTCCGGTGGGCTTACTCCGGAGAATGTATCGGACGCCGTGACAGTTGTTCGCCCCTGGGCCGTCGACGTCTCCTCCGGAGTGGAGAGCGCGCCCGGGCAGAAGGATGTGTCCCGGATGTCGGCCTTCGTCGCATCCGTCCGGCGGGCCAGCGAAACCCTGGCCGCCGTCTGA
- the accD gene encoding acetyl-CoA carboxylase, carboxyltransferase subunit beta has translation MNWINSVFRPKIRSFLEKREVPENLWIKCPETGEMVFHRDLEANQYVVPNSGVHMRIPVVHRLEMLFDERTYQTIATPSVASDPLKFRDERRYSERLRDARAKTGREDAVLVTRGRIESLETVVAVQDFAFMGGSLGMAAGEALITGLDEARQKGLPFVLFAASGGARMQEGILSLMQMPRTTAAVMALKEAGLPYIVVLTNPTTGGVTASYAMLGDVHIAEPGALIGFAGPRVIEQTIREKLPEGFQRAEYLLEHGMVDMVVHRHDIRSTLARLLRLLTHQPDPASLPVPVDGESDTDAKAGPSPAATETAPASAEAGQTVS, from the coding sequence GTGAACTGGATCAACAGCGTCTTCCGTCCGAAGATCCGCTCATTCCTCGAGAAGCGGGAAGTCCCCGAGAATCTCTGGATCAAGTGTCCCGAGACCGGAGAGATGGTCTTCCACCGCGATCTGGAGGCCAACCAGTACGTGGTGCCGAACTCCGGCGTGCACATGCGCATCCCGGTGGTGCACCGGCTGGAAATGCTGTTCGACGAGCGCACCTACCAGACCATCGCCACGCCCTCGGTCGCCAGCGATCCGCTCAAGTTCCGCGACGAACGCCGCTATTCCGAACGCCTGCGCGACGCCCGCGCGAAGACCGGCCGCGAGGATGCGGTTCTGGTTACCCGGGGCCGCATCGAGAGCCTGGAGACGGTCGTCGCCGTGCAGGACTTCGCCTTCATGGGCGGATCGCTCGGCATGGCGGCGGGCGAGGCGCTGATCACCGGCCTGGACGAGGCCCGCCAGAAGGGGCTTCCGTTCGTGCTGTTTGCGGCCTCCGGCGGCGCGCGCATGCAGGAGGGCATCCTGTCGCTCATGCAGATGCCGCGCACGACGGCCGCCGTCATGGCCCTCAAGGAAGCCGGCCTGCCCTATATCGTGGTCCTGACCAACCCGACCACCGGCGGCGTGACGGCCTCCTACGCCATGCTGGGTGACGTCCATATCGCCGAGCCCGGCGCGCTGATCGGCTTCGCCGGCCCCCGGGTGATCGAGCAGACGATCCGCGAGAAGCTGCCGGAGGGATTCCAGCGCGCGGAATATCTGCTGGAGCACGGCATGGTGGACATGGTCGTGCACCGTCACGACATCAGGTCGACGCTGGCGCGGCTCCTGCGGCTTCTGACGCATCAGCCCGATCCGGCCAGCCTGCCGGTCCCGGTCGACGGAGAAAGCGACACCGACGCCAAGGCCGGCCCCTCTCCGGCGGCCACCGAAACAGCGCCCGCCTCGGCAGAGGCCGGACAAACGGTCAGTTAG
- the trpA gene encoding tryptophan synthase subunit alpha: MTVARLDARFAALKTEGRAGLVTFVTSGDPDPATSQAILDGLPAAGADVIELGMPFTDPMADGPAIQAASLRALKAGQTVVKTLDMVRAFRAKDADTPIVLMGYYNPIYSYGRDRFLADAVEAGVDGLIVVDLPPEEDAELCLPAMDAGLAFIRLATPTTDEKRLPVVLANTSGFVYYVSIAGVTGTATPDPERVAQAVAGIKAHTRLPVAVGFGVKTPEQAAAFARTADAVVVGSALVAAVANTLDDDGRATDATTHAVIDLVKDLANGIQSARSGAAA; this comes from the coding sequence GTGACCGTCGCCCGTCTCGACGCCCGCTTCGCCGCCCTCAAGACCGAAGGCCGCGCCGGCCTGGTCACGTTCGTGACCTCCGGCGATCCCGACCCTGCGACCTCCCAGGCCATTCTCGACGGGCTGCCGGCGGCCGGCGCCGACGTGATCGAGCTTGGCATGCCGTTCACCGACCCCATGGCCGACGGCCCGGCGATCCAGGCGGCCTCGCTGCGCGCGCTCAAGGCCGGCCAGACCGTGGTGAAGACCCTCGACATGGTCCGCGCGTTCCGCGCCAAGGATGCCGACACGCCGATCGTGCTGATGGGCTACTACAACCCGATCTACTCCTATGGCCGCGACCGGTTCCTGGCCGATGCGGTCGAGGCCGGGGTGGACGGGCTGATCGTGGTCGACCTGCCGCCGGAGGAGGACGCCGAGCTGTGCCTGCCGGCGATGGACGCGGGCCTCGCCTTCATCCGGCTGGCGACGCCCACCACCGACGAGAAGCGCCTGCCGGTGGTCCTCGCCAACACCTCCGGCTTCGTCTACTACGTCTCGATCGCCGGGGTGACCGGCACCGCGACGCCGGACCCGGAGCGGGTGGCGCAGGCCGTGGCCGGCATCAAGGCCCACACCCGGCTGCCGGTGGCCGTCGGCTTCGGCGTCAAGACGCCCGAACAGGCCGCCGCCTTCGCCCGCACCGCCGACGCCGTGGTGGTCGGCTCCGCCCTCGTCGCCGCTGTCGCAAACACGCTCGACGATGACGGCCGGGCGACGGACGCAACCACACACGCCGTGATTGACTTGGTCAAAGACCTCGCAAACGGCATTCAATCCGCTCGCAGCGGCGCGGCGGCATGA
- the fabI gene encoding enoyl-ACP reductase FabI yields MAGVMAGKRGLVFGVANNHSIAWGIAKRLAEEGAEIGFTYQGDQFGRRVQPLADSVNAPFVMPCDVEDTTSVDAVFDKARETWGSIDFMVHAIAHSDRTELKGRYCDTSRENFVRTMVISCFSFTEAAKRAADLMTDGGSIVTLTYGGATRVMPNYNVMGVAKAALESSVRYLAVDLGTQNVRVNAISAGPVRTLAGAGVTDARFMFNYQRKHAPLRRTVTIDEIGGTGLYLLSDLSSGVTGEVHFVDSGYNIISMPQLDELKAEERREMVEEELEAAGQSIHPTRSASG; encoded by the coding sequence ATGGCGGGAGTAATGGCGGGCAAGCGGGGCCTCGTGTTTGGCGTCGCGAACAACCATTCGATCGCGTGGGGCATTGCCAAGCGTCTTGCCGAAGAAGGCGCGGAGATCGGCTTCACCTACCAGGGCGACCAGTTCGGCCGCCGGGTCCAGCCGCTCGCCGACTCCGTCAACGCGCCCTTCGTGATGCCGTGCGATGTGGAGGACACCACCTCCGTCGACGCGGTCTTCGACAAGGCCCGGGAGACCTGGGGCTCGATCGACTTCATGGTCCACGCCATCGCCCACTCCGACCGGACCGAGCTGAAGGGCCGCTACTGCGACACCAGCCGCGAGAATTTCGTGCGCACCATGGTGATCTCGTGCTTCTCCTTCACCGAGGCCGCCAAGCGCGCCGCCGACCTGATGACCGACGGCGGTTCGATCGTGACGCTGACCTATGGCGGCGCGACCCGGGTGATGCCGAACTACAATGTGATGGGTGTGGCCAAGGCCGCGCTGGAATCCTCCGTGCGCTATCTCGCGGTCGATCTCGGCACCCAGAACGTCCGCGTGAATGCGATCTCGGCCGGACCGGTCCGCACCCTCGCCGGCGCCGGCGTCACCGACGCGCGCTTCATGTTCAACTATCAGCGCAAGCACGCGCCGCTCCGGCGGACGGTGACCATCGACGAGATCGGCGGAACCGGCCTCTATCTCCTTTCCGACCTCTCCTCCGGCGTGACCGGCGAGGTTCACTTCGTCGATTCCGGCTACAACATCATCTCCATGCCGCAGCTCGACGAGCTGAAGGCGGAGGAGCGCCGCGAGATGGTCGAGGAAGAGCTCGAGGCGGCGGGGCAGTCGATCCACCCGACCCGTTCGGCAAGCGGATGA
- the fabB gene encoding beta-ketoacyl-ACP synthase I, giving the protein MRRVVVTGMGIVSSIGNSTQEVLASLREARPGIVRAEDYVRLGFRSQVHGAPTLNAEEVVDRRAMRFHGGGTAWNHVAMEQAIQDSGLEESDISNERTGIIMGSGGPSTHAIVEAADITRDKGPRRVGPFAVPKSMSSTASATLATWFKIKGLNHSISAACATTNICIGSACEQIQMGKQDVIFAGGCEELDWTLSVLFDAMGAMSSKYNDTPQRASRAYDADRDGFVISGGAGVLVLEELEHAKARGATIHAEIVGYAHTSDGVDMVQPSGEGGARCMKAAVEQAGMPIDYINPHATSTPIGDIKEIEAIKSVFGDKIPPISATKSLTGHSQGAAGVHEAIYSLLMMKNNFICESANIETLDPAFEDVPIVRERQDDVALECVMSNAFGFGGTNASVVFKRYDG; this is encoded by the coding sequence ATGAGACGAGTGGTCGTTACCGGGATGGGGATCGTGTCCTCGATCGGCAACTCGACCCAAGAAGTGCTCGCGTCGCTGCGCGAAGCGCGTCCGGGCATCGTGCGGGCCGAGGACTACGTGCGGCTCGGGTTCCGCAGTCAGGTCCATGGCGCCCCCACGCTGAACGCCGAAGAGGTCGTCGACCGGCGCGCCATGCGCTTCCACGGCGGCGGCACGGCCTGGAACCATGTGGCCATGGAGCAGGCGATCCAAGATTCGGGGCTCGAGGAGAGCGACATCTCCAACGAGCGCACGGGCATCATCATGGGATCGGGCGGCCCCTCCACCCACGCCATCGTCGAAGCAGCCGACATCACGCGGGACAAGGGACCGCGCCGGGTGGGGCCCTTCGCGGTCCCCAAATCGATGTCGTCGACCGCGTCGGCGACGCTGGCCACCTGGTTCAAGATCAAGGGGCTGAACCACTCGATCTCGGCGGCCTGCGCCACCACCAACATCTGCATCGGCTCGGCTTGCGAACAGATCCAGATGGGCAAGCAGGACGTCATCTTCGCGGGCGGCTGCGAGGAACTCGACTGGACCCTGTCGGTCCTGTTCGACGCGATGGGCGCGATGTCGAGCAAGTACAACGACACTCCGCAAAGGGCTTCCCGCGCCTATGACGCGGACCGGGACGGTTTCGTCATTTCCGGCGGCGCCGGTGTCCTCGTGCTGGAAGAGCTCGAGCACGCCAAGGCGCGCGGCGCCACCATCCATGCGGAAATCGTCGGCTATGCCCACACCTCGGACGGCGTCGACATGGTGCAGCCGTCCGGCGAGGGCGGCGCCCGCTGCATGAAGGCGGCCGTGGAACAGGCGGGCATGCCGATCGACTACATCAACCCGCATGCCACCTCCACGCCGATCGGCGACATCAAGGAGATCGAGGCGATCAAGTCCGTCTTCGGCGACAAGATTCCGCCGATTTCCGCGACCAAGTCCCTTACCGGGCACTCTCAGGGTGCCGCCGGCGTGCACGAGGCGATCTATTCGCTGCTGATGATGAAGAACAATTTCATCTGCGAATCGGCCAACATCGAGACGCTCGATCCGGCCTTCGAGGATGTCCCGATCGTCCGGGAGCGCCAGGACGACGTCGCGCTGGAATGCGTCATGTCCAACGCATTCGGGTTCGGCGGAACCAACGCATCGGTCGTGTTCAAGCGCTACGACGGGTGA
- the fabA gene encoding 3-hydroxyacyl-[acyl-carrier-protein] dehydratase FabA: MGTDQRRSSFEYEDLLACGRGELFGPGNAQLPLPPMLMFDRISSISDEGGAHGKGQITAELAIRPDLWFFACHFKDDPVMPGCLGLDALWQMLGFFLGWLGAPGRGRALSAGEVKFSGMVLPSVKTVEYGVDIKRVMRSKLTLGIGDGWVKADGEPIFSAQGLRVGLFVDDAQVSMG; the protein is encoded by the coding sequence ATGGGCACTGATCAGCGCCGCTCCAGTTTCGAGTATGAGGATCTTCTGGCGTGTGGTCGCGGCGAGCTGTTCGGACCGGGCAACGCGCAGCTTCCGCTGCCCCCGATGCTGATGTTCGACCGGATCTCGTCGATCTCCGACGAAGGCGGCGCCCACGGCAAGGGCCAGATAACCGCGGAGCTGGCCATTCGCCCGGACCTCTGGTTCTTCGCCTGCCACTTCAAGGACGATCCGGTGATGCCGGGCTGTCTCGGGCTGGACGCCCTCTGGCAGATGCTCGGCTTCTTCCTGGGCTGGCTCGGGGCGCCGGGCCGGGGCCGCGCCCTGTCGGCCGGGGAGGTGAAATTCTCCGGGATGGTCCTGCCGTCCGTCAAGACCGTGGAATACGGCGTCGACATCAAGCGCGTGATGCGCTCCAAGCTGACCCTCGGAATCGGTGACGGGTGGGTGAAGGCCGACGGCGAACCCATTTTCTCTGCCCAGGGTCTGCGCGTCGGCCTGTTCGTCGACGACGCTCAGGTGTCGATGGGTTGA
- the trpB gene encoding tryptophan synthase subunit beta produces the protein MTHHPNSLRSGPDGTGHFGIFGGRFVAETLMPLILELEEAYRTAKHDPDFAAELAGLNATYTGRPSPLYFAERLTEELGGAKVYFKRDELNHTGSHKINNCLGQILLARRMGKTRIIAETGAGQHGVATATVCARFGLPCVIYMGATDVERQKPNVFRMKLLGAEVIPVTSGAGTLKDAMNEALRDWVANVDDTYYLIGTAAGPHPYPELVRDFQSVIGTEARAQILEAEGRLPDQIVACVGGGSNAIGMFHPFLDDPEVAITGVEAGGDGLDGDRHCASLTAGRPGVLHGNRTYLLQDDDGQILEGHSISAGLDYPGIGPEHSWLKETGRVTYVPIGDREALDAFQLSARTEGILPALEPAHALAHVSKIAPEMDRDRIIVMNMCGRGDKDVHTIAKTMGWDL, from the coding sequence GTGACGCATCATCCCAACTCGCTCCGCTCCGGTCCTGACGGGACCGGCCACTTCGGCATTTTCGGCGGCCGCTTCGTGGCCGAGACGCTGATGCCGCTGATCCTGGAGCTGGAGGAAGCCTATCGCACCGCCAAGCACGATCCGGACTTCGCCGCCGAGCTTGCCGGGCTGAACGCCACCTACACCGGCCGGCCCTCGCCGCTTTATTTCGCGGAACGGCTGACGGAGGAACTCGGCGGCGCCAAGGTCTACTTCAAGCGCGACGAGCTCAACCACACCGGCTCCCACAAGATCAACAACTGCCTCGGCCAGATCCTGCTGGCCCGGCGCATGGGCAAGACCCGCATCATCGCGGAGACGGGCGCCGGCCAGCACGGCGTGGCCACCGCCACCGTCTGCGCCCGCTTCGGCCTGCCCTGCGTGATCTACATGGGCGCCACCGACGTGGAGCGGCAGAAGCCCAACGTCTTTCGGATGAAGCTCCTCGGCGCCGAGGTGATCCCGGTCACCTCCGGCGCCGGCACCCTCAAGGACGCCATGAACGAGGCGCTGCGCGACTGGGTCGCCAACGTGGACGACACCTACTACCTGATCGGCACGGCTGCGGGGCCGCACCCCTATCCCGAGCTGGTGCGCGACTTCCAGTCGGTGATCGGCACCGAGGCCCGGGCCCAGATCCTGGAGGCCGAAGGCCGGCTGCCGGACCAGATCGTCGCCTGCGTCGGCGGCGGCTCGAACGCCATCGGCATGTTCCATCCCTTCCTGGACGATCCGGAGGTGGCCATCACCGGCGTGGAGGCCGGCGGCGACGGGCTCGACGGCGACCGGCACTGCGCCTCGCTGACGGCGGGCCGGCCGGGCGTGCTGCACGGCAACCGCACCTATCTGCTCCAGGACGACGACGGCCAGATCCTGGAAGGCCATTCGATCTCCGCGGGCCTCGACTATCCCGGCATCGGCCCGGAACACTCCTGGCTGAAGGAGACCGGGCGCGTCACTTATGTCCCCATCGGCGACCGGGAGGCCCTCGACGCCTTCCAGCTGTCGGCGCGCACGGAAGGCATCCTGCCGGCCCTGGAACCGGCCCATGCGCTTGCCCATGTGTCGAAGATCGCGCCGGAGATGGACAGGGACCGGATCATCGTCATGAACATGTGCGGCCGCGGCGACAAGGACGTGCACACCATCGCCAAGACCATGGGGTGGGACCTGTGA
- a CDS encoding bifunctional folylpolyglutamate synthase/dihydrofolate synthase — translation MDHTNAILERLLALHPKVIDLSLERMERLLAALDHPERRLPPTIHIAGTNGKGSTTAFLRAALEAAGNGVHVYTSPHLVRFNERIRLAEPGGGRLVDDATLAEALERAERANGGEPITFFEITTAAAMLLFSERPAEALVLETGLGGRLDATNVIDSPLVSVITQIGLDHQRFLGDGIEAIAGEKAGIIKPGRPVVAAPQSDQVTAVLEKASARARAPLHLGGQDWSVLEEHGRLVYQDENALFDLPAPRLPGRHQFVNAGTAIAAIRAAGLWTGVEAAETALTTVDWPARLQRLTKGRVVETAMPGAEIWLDGGHNPDAGEALAAYMADLEDRVSRPLFLITGMLSTKDPVGFFRPFSGLVRHAFTVPVFGSDAAIEPAPLADMAEAAGVPAEPVSSVRTALRLLAESWRFEPPPRILICGSLYLAGDVLSQNGTPPT, via the coding sequence ATGGACCATACAAACGCGATCCTGGAGCGCCTGCTCGCGCTCCATCCCAAGGTCATCGATCTCTCCCTGGAGCGCATGGAGCGGCTCCTGGCCGCGCTTGACCATCCCGAGCGGCGCCTGCCGCCGACGATCCACATCGCCGGCACCAACGGCAAGGGATCGACCACGGCCTTCCTGCGGGCCGCTCTGGAGGCCGCGGGCAACGGGGTCCACGTCTACACGTCTCCGCACCTGGTCCGCTTCAACGAGCGCATCCGCCTGGCGGAGCCCGGCGGCGGACGCCTGGTCGACGACGCGACGCTCGCCGAGGCGCTGGAGCGCGCGGAACGGGCGAACGGCGGCGAGCCGATCACCTTCTTCGAGATCACGACGGCGGCCGCGATGCTCCTGTTTTCGGAGCGGCCGGCGGAAGCGCTTGTGCTGGAAACCGGGCTTGGCGGACGCCTGGACGCCACCAACGTCATCGACAGCCCGCTGGTCAGCGTCATCACCCAGATCGGGCTCGACCATCAGCGCTTTCTCGGCGACGGCATCGAAGCGATCGCGGGCGAGAAGGCCGGCATCATCAAGCCGGGCCGGCCCGTCGTCGCCGCCCCCCAGAGCGATCAGGTTACCGCGGTGCTCGAAAAGGCGAGCGCCCGGGCGCGGGCACCGCTTCATCTCGGCGGTCAGGACTGGTCGGTCCTGGAGGAACACGGGCGGCTGGTCTACCAGGACGAGAATGCCCTGTTCGACCTGCCGGCGCCGCGACTTCCCGGCCGCCATCAGTTCGTCAACGCCGGCACCGCGATCGCGGCGATCCGGGCCGCCGGGCTGTGGACCGGGGTCGAGGCCGCCGAAACCGCCCTCACGACCGTGGACTGGCCGGCCCGCCTGCAGCGGCTGACCAAGGGCCGTGTCGTGGAAACGGCCATGCCGGGCGCCGAGATCTGGCTCGACGGCGGCCACAATCCGGACGCCGGCGAAGCGCTCGCCGCCTATATGGCCGACCTGGAAGACCGGGTCTCGCGGCCTCTGTTCCTGATCACGGGCATGCTGTCGACCAAGGATCCGGTCGGCTTCTTCCGCCCCTTCTCCGGGCTCGTCCGTCACGCCTTCACCGTTCCGGTGTTCGGCTCCGACGCGGCGATCGAGCCGGCGCCGCTGGCGGACATGGCGGAGGCGGCCGGTGTGCCGGCCGAACCGGTCTCCAGCGTGCGCACCGCGCTCCGGCTTCTGGCGGAAAGCTGGCGCTTCGAGCCGCCGCCCCGGATCCTGATCTGCGGATCGCTCTATCTGGCCGGCGACGTCCTGTCCCAGAACGGCACGCCGCCGACCTGA